Genomic window (Pseudothauera hydrothermalis):
GAACACCACCACCGACTCGTTGACCGAATACCCCAGCACTGCCAGCACTGCCGCCAGCACCGGGAGTGAGAATTCCCACTGAAAAGCGGCGAAGAAACCGATGATGATGATCACGTCGTGCAGGTTGGCGACGATGGCCGATACCGAAAAGCGCCATTCGAAGCGCATTGCCAAGTAAGCCATGATGCCGAAGATCACCAATAGCAGCGCCATCGCACCGTCGCTGGCCAGCTCCTTGCCGACTTGCGGGCCGACGAACTCCACCCGCCGCAACTCGGGCGCGGGGCCGGAGACCGCGCCGAGCGTGGCCATGACCCGCTCCGAGATGCGTGAGGTGTCCAGATCCTCACGGTTGGGCATGCGGATCAGGATCTCGCGCGCGCTGCCAAAATTCTGCACCTGCGCATCCGGGTAGCCGTCCTTGCTCAACGCCTGGCGGATGTCCTCCAGGCGCGGCGGCTCGGGGTAGCCGACTTCGATCAGCGTGCCGCCGGTGAATTCCACCGACAGATTCAGTCCGCGTACCGCGATGAAAAACACCGCGAGGACAAAGACCAGCGTCGAGATGATGTTGAACTTCAGCGCATGGCGCATGAAGGGGATGTCATTTCGTTGGCGGAAAAATTCCATGGTTGTGTGCCGTCCCTTTGCTCAATTGGCCGGCAGGCCAATGTGCAGCTTCGCCACCTTGCGTTGGCGGCCGTAGATCAGGTTGATCATCATGCGTGACACCGTGACCGCGCTGAACATCGAGGTGAGAATGCCCAGGCAGTGCACCACCGCAAAACCGCGTACCGGACCGGAGCCGAACACCAGCAGGGCGATGCCGGCGATCAGGGTGGTGATGTTGGAGTCGAGAATGGTGTCGAAGGCGCGGTCGTAGCCGGCGGCAATGGCTGCCTGCGGCGTGGCGCCGTTACGCAGCTCTTCGCGGATGCGCTCGTTGATCAGCACGTTGGCGTCGATGGCCATACCCAGGGTCAGCGCCATCGCGGCGATGCCGGGCAGGGTGAGCGTGGCTTGAAGCAGCGACAGCAGGGCCACCAGCAACATCAGGTTGCAGACCAGCGCGATCACCGACACCAGGCCGAACAGGGTGTAGTAGACGATCATGAACACCGCGATCGCCACGAAACCCCAGACCACCGAGTTGGAGCCTTTGGCGATGTTTTCGGCGCCCAGGCTGGGGCCGACGGTGCGCTCCTCGATGATTTCCATCGGTGCCGCCAGACTGCCGGCGCGCAGCAGCAGGGCGATGTCATTGGCTTCGGTGGTGGTCATGCGCCCGGAAATCTGCACCCGGCCGCCGCCGATCTCGGTGCGGATCACCGGCGCGGTAACCACCTCGCCCTTGCCTTTTTCGATCAGCAGGATGGCCATGCGCTTGCCGACGTTCTCGCGTGTGATGTCGCGGAAGATGCGCGCGCCGGCCGCATCCAGGGTCAGATGCACCGCCGGTTCGTTGGTCTGGCCGTCGAAACCGGGCTGGGCGTCGGTCAGGCGGTCCCCGGTGAGCACCACCTGACGCTTGACCAAAAGCGGCAGGCCGCCGCGCTCGGTGTAGAGCTCGGTGCCGAACGGCACATTGCCGGCCAGCGCGGCCTCCAGCGCGCCGGGGGTGTCATCCACCATGCGCACTTCCAGCGTGGCGGTGCGACCGAGGATGTCCTTGGCCTTGGCTACGTCCTGCACACCGGGCAATTGCACCACGATGCGGTCGGCTCCTTGCTGTTGGATCACCGGCTCGGCTACGCCGAGTTCGTTGATGCGGTTGTGCAAAGTGGTGATGTTCTGCTTGATCGCAAAATCGCGCATCGTCTGCTGAGCTTGCGCGGTCAGTGTGGCGATCAGTTTGAAGTCGTCCGCGCCATCGTCGCGGTCGGTCAATTGCAGATCGGTAGTGGCGCTCAGAATCGCGTTGCGCGCGGCTTCGCGTTGCGCCGCATCCCGAAAGCGCAACTGCACGGTGTTGCCTTCGCGGCTGATGCCAGCATGGCGCACCCCGCGGTCGCGCATCAGGGTGCGCAGGTCTCCTGCGGTGGCGTCCAGGCGTTTGGTCAGCGCGCCGGGCATGTCGACCTGCAACAGGAAGTGCACCCCACCGCGCAGGTCTAGGCCCAGATACATCGGCAGCGCGTGGATACGGGTGAGCCAGTTGGGTGAAGCCGACAGCAGGTTGAGCGCAACGATGTAGGACGGATCCTGCGGATCCGGGTTGAGGGTGCTTTCGATCACGTCGCGCGCGCGGATCTGATCTTCGGTGTCGGCAAACCGAAAGCGCAGGCTATTGTCGTCCGCAAAGCGTCCGGTGTGCGGAATGCCGGCTGCGCGCAAGGCTTCCTCGATGCGGCTGCCGATCTGCGCGGCATCCAGCTTGACCGTGGCCTTGCCGCTGGAAATCTGCACGGCGGGGACTTCGCCGTAGAAGTTGGGCAGGGTGTAGACCAGACCCCATAACAGGATCAAGCCGATTAACAGGTTTTTCCACAGCGGGTAGCGATTCATGGGGGCGAAGTGAGCAAAGAAGCAGTGATGCAGGCCGCAGTGCGGCGGGACCCAGAAAAACGGCCGGCCCGCAAGGGGCCGGTCGGGGCGAGGCGATTAGAGTGCCTTCAGGGTGCCTTTGGGCAGAACCGTGGCAACCGCTTGCTTTTGCACCGCCACTACGGTGTTGGGAGCGATTTCGAGCTGCACGAAAGTGTCGCCCACTTCGGTGACGCGGCCGGCAATGCCACCGCCGGTGACCACTTCATCGCCCTTGGCCAGCGCCTCGACCATGGCTTTGTGTTCCTTGGCGCGTTTCATTTGTGGGCGGATCATCAGGAACCACAACACCACGAACATCAGGATCAACGGCAGCAAACCCATGAAGCTGTTTTGGGCAGCGCCGTCGGCCGCCTGGGCGTAAGCGTTGGAAATCAGCACGTTATACTCCAGAAATTGACAACAAATAGCGGATTATAGCAGCACGGCCCGGACGTGCCGGCGGACACGGTCCGCTGGTCACTGCGACCGGCTGCGCTCAGCGGCGTTCCCCGCGTGCGGCCAAATAAATGCCAAGCAGCAACAGGGTGAAGCCAGCCAGTTGCAGCGGCGCGAAGCCTTCACCGAAGAAAATCCAGGCCATCGCCGCGCTGCCCACCGGCTCGCCCAGTGTGACCACGGCCACGAAGGTGGCTGAAACATGGCGCAGCGACCAATTGTAAGCGGTGTGACCGAGTAGCTGTGGCCCCAGCGCCATACCGGCCAGTACCGCCCATGCGGTCAGGCTATGGCCAGTCAGCGCGCTGCCAGCCAGGCTGCTGGCGCTGACCAGGAACAGCGCGGCCACGCCGTAGGCCAACCAGATGTAGGCCGACAGCCCGAGCCCGGCGCGCAGCCGGCGCCCGATCAGCAAGTAGGCGGAAAAACACCAGGCGCCGATCAGTGCCAGCAAGTTACCGAGCAGCGGGTTACTGCCGGCGCCCGCGGTTTGACTGTCGCTCCAGAAGATCAGCAGACTGCCGCCAAAGGACAGGGCGATGCCGCCCAGCATCATCCGGGTGGGTATTTCGCGGAAAAGTACGAAGGAGGCCAGGCCGATCCACAGCGGGTTGGTGGTGACCAGAGCGGTGCTGGAGGCTACCGAGGTGTATTCCAGCGAGCTGATCCAGGTGGCGAAGTGGGCGGCGAGAAACAGCCCGGCGGCCAGCGCCATGAGCATCTGGCGGCCGGTGAGCGCAAGCAGGTCGCGGCGCGAATGCAGCAGCGCGATCGGGGTGACCACCAGCGCGGCGATGCCCAGCCGCCAGGTGGCCACCACCAGCGAGTCCACCCCTTCGGCCTGCGCCAGGCGGGCGAAGATGGCACCGAAGGAAATGGCGGTCAGCCCAAGGCCGAGCACGACGAAGGGCAGCCAGCGGGCAGGGGGCGAGGTCGGGGTGATCATGGTTTCGGGACCGCAAGGGGCGACTGGTCGCAGCCGCTCAGAAGGCCGGCACCACCGCGCCTTTGTACTTATCCAGAATGAAGCGCTTTACCGCCTCGCTGTTGAGCGCCTCGACCAGCTTGACTACCGCCGCTGCGTCCCGGTTGTCCTCGCGGGTCACCAGGATATTCACATAGGGCGATTCGCTGCCTTCGATGGCCAGCGCGTCCTTGGCCGGATTGAGTCCGGCTTCCAGCGCATAGTTGGTGTTGATCAGCGCCAGATCCACTTGGTCGAGCACGCGCGGCAGCGTGGCCGCTTCCAGTTCGCGGATTTTGATGCCCTTTGGGTTGTCGACGATGTCGCGCGGGGTGGCCAAAATGTTGGTCGCATCCTTGAGCTTGATTACCCCGGCGCGCGCCAGCAGTAACAGTGCGCGGCCACCATTGGTGGCGTCATTGGGGATCACCACGCTGGCGCCCTGAGGCAGTTCGGCGAGGCTTTTGATTTTGCGCGAGTAAGCGCCGAAAGGCTCGATGTGCACGCCGGCCACGCTCACCAGGCGGGTGCCCTTGCTGCGGTTGAACTCATCCAGGTAAGGCTGGTGTTGGAAGAAGTTGGCGTCCATGCGTTTTTCCGCTACTTGCACATTGGGCTGCACGTAGTCGGTGAATACTTTGATCTTGAGCGCGACGCCTTGCTGGGCCAGTGTGGGCTGGATGAATTCAAGGATTTCGGCGTGCGGCACCGCGGTGGCGGCCACGTTCAGCGTGTCGGCGGCTTGGGCGGAAAGGCTGGCGACCAGCGCCAGCGCGGTGAGAAGTTTCTTCATGGTTGGCCTCTCGTGAAGGGGGAAGGAACGGCGCGCAGGGTCATTTGCGCGAAAAATGCACCACCAGCCGGTCGCCGATGGATTGAAGGATTTGCACCAGCACCAGCAACAGGAGCACGGTGACGATCATCACGTCGGTCTGGAAGCGCTGGTAGCCGAAACGGATGGCCAGATCGCCCAGCCCGCCGGCGCCCACCACGCCGGCCATTGCGGTGTAGGACACCAGGGTGATGGCGGTCATGGTGATGGCGGCGATGATGCCCGGGCGCGCCTCGGGCAGCAAGGCGGCGACGATGATTTGTGCGGTGCTTGCCCCCATCGCCTGAGTGGCCTCGATGATGCCGCGGTCGACTTCGCGCAGCGCGGTCTCCACCAGGCGGGCGAAGAAAGGCGTGGCCCCGGCGACCAGCGGCGGGATGGCGCCGGCCACGCCCAGTGAGGTGCCGGTGATCAGCACGGTGACCGGGATCATGACGATCAGCAAGATGATGAAAGGCAGCGAGCGCAGCGCATTGACCAACACCGACAGCAGGCGGTAGAGGCCGCGGCGCTCGAACATCTGGCGTGGGCCGGTCAGAAAGAGCAGCACACCCAGCGGCAGGCCGAAGAGCACGGTAAAAAGCAGCGAGCCGCCCAGCATCAGCAGGGTGTCGACGGTGGCGAGCCAGATTTTGGCGAAATCGACATTGACGAAGTACTCGTTCATGCGCGTAGCACCTCCAGGTGCACCTCGGCCGCGGCCAAGCGGCGCTGGGCGGCATCGATGTTGCCGCCCACCAGGGCAATGGTAAGCTGGCCGTAGGGAGTGTCTCTGATGTGGTCGATGCGTCCGGCCAGGATGCTGAAATCCACCCCGGTCTCGCGCGCCACCGTGCCCAAAAGTGGCGCATAGGTGGCCTCGCCGCGGAAGGTCAGGCGCAGGATGCGCCCGGCTACATGGGCAAAGTCTGCGCTTTGAGCGTGCTCGTCGATCTGCTCGGCCTCGAGCACCAAGCGGCGGGTAGTGGGGTGCTGCGGATGGAGGAAAACCTCGCTGACCGCGCCTAGTTCGACGATGCGTCCGGCCTCCATCAACGCCACGCGGTCGCAGATCCGGCGGATCACGTCCATCTCGTGGGTGATCAGCACAATGGTCAGGCCCAGTTCGCGGTTGATGTCATCGAGCAGTTGCAGCACCTGCGCGGTGGTTTGCGGGTCGAGCGCGCTGGTGGCCTCGTCGCACAGCAGAATCTTGGGTTCGGTGGCGAGCGCCCGGGCAATGCCGACACGCTGTTTTTGGCCGCCGGACAGTTGAGCGGGGTACTTGCCGGCATGCGCCTCCAGGCCGACGCGCGCAAGCAGCCCCGCCACCCGTTCGGCGATCTGCCGACGGCTGAAGCCACCGGCAAGCGCGAGCGGCATGCCGATGTTGTCGGCCACGGTCTTGGACGATAGCAGGTTGAAGTGCTGGAAGATCATCCCGACGCGGCGGCGGAAAGCGCGCAGGCCGGCGGCGTCGAGCGCGGTGACGTCCTCGCCGTCTACCACGATGCGGCCGGCGCTCGGCTCCTCCAGACGGTTGATGAGCCGCAGCAGGGTGCTCTTGCCGGCACCCGAGTGGCCGATCAGGCCGAAGATCTCGCCGCGTTCGATGCGCAGGTCGGTCGGCTGCAGGGCGGGGATGTCCCGCCGGTGCGCGCGATAGGTTTTGCTCGCCTGTATGAGTTCGATCACGTCCCTGGTCCTGCGCCCTATGGGCCGGAGGAAAAAAGCGCCGAGTTTACCGCTGTGGGCGACGGACACAACGGCCTTGGCGGAATATGGATATGGCTAGTGCGCGCCAAGCGTGCCGGCGCACCGGCACGCTTGGCGCTCACCCTGCACTCAACCGTGGCCGCCGCCTTCCAGGTAGGCGGCGCGCACCTCGGGGCTCGCCAGCAGTTCGGCACCGCTGCCCGATAGGGTGATTTCGCCGTGCTGCAACACGTAGCCGCGATGGGCCACACGCAGCGCCTGGTTGGCGTTTTGCTCCACCAGCAGGATGGTCATGCCGTGGTCGCGGTTGAGCTCGCGGACGATCTGAAAAATTTTGCGGATGTAGATCGGCGCCAGACCCAGTGAGGGCTCATCGAGCAGTAGCAATTTGGGCCGGCTCATCAGCGCCCGACCGATGGCCAACATCTGCTGTTCGCCACCGGACAGGGTGCCGGCGCGTTGTCGGACGCGCTCCTGCAAGATGGGAAACAGCGCATAGACGCGGGCGATGTCGGCCTCGTAGTTGGTTTGGTCGCCGTGAATTGCCCCCATTTGCAGGTTTTCCAGCACCGTCATGCGCGGGAAGATGCGGCGGCCTTCGGGCACCAGCGCGATGCCGCGGCGGGCGATCTCATGGGTGGTGAGGCGGGTGATGTCCTCGCCATCAAAAACGATGCGCCCGGCGCTGGCCTGCGGTTTGCCAAAGAGGCTCATCATCAAGGTGGACTTGCCGGCGCCATTGGCACCGATCAGGGTGACGATTTCACCGACCTGCACCGATACGTCGATGCCGCGCAGCGCGTGGATGTGGCCGTAGTGGGCATGCACCCCTTCCATGGTCAGCATCATGATGCGCGTTCCTCCGTGTAGTCCTCCAGCGCCGTTTCGTCCTCGTCTTCGCCCAGATAGGCTTTGATCACTGCCGGATCGTTCTGCATCGCCTGCGGCGCGCCCTCGGCGATTTTGCGACCGTAGTTGATCACGCAGATGTGGTCCGAGACGTTCATCACCACGCTCATGTCATGCTCGATCAGCAAGATGGCCACGCCCTGCTCGTGGCACAGGTAGTGCAGCAGTTCATTGAGCTCTGCCGATTCGCGCGGGTTCAGGCCGGCAGCCGGCTCGTCCAGGCACAGCAGCACCGGCTCGACGCACAGCGCGCGGGCGATCTCGATGCGTCGCTGGATACCGTAAGGCAGCTCGCCTGCGGCGTGGTCGGCGTATTGGGTCAGTTGCAGGCGGTCCAGCCAGGTGATGGCGCGCGCGATCGCCTCGCGTTCGGCCCGGCGGTAGCCCGGCAGACCGAACAGACCGGCGAGCGAGAAGCGCGAAGCGCGCTGCAGCACGTTGTGCTGGGCGACGATCAGGTTTTCCAACACCGTCATCTTGGGGAACAGGCGGATGTTCTGGAAGGTGCGCACCACCTGGGCGTCGCGGGCGACGCGGTGGCTGGGCAGGGCCTCCAGGCGCATCGGGCCGCGCTCGGGGTGGGTGAGCAGCAAAGTGCCGGTGGTCGGTTTATAAAACCCGGTCAGGCAGTTGAACAGCGTGGTCTTGCCAGCGCCGTTGGGGCCGATGATGCTGGTGATTTTGCCTGCCGGCACTTCCAGCGATAGATCGTCGATGGCGGTCAGGCCGCCAAAACGCATGGTTAGGTTGCGTACCGAAAGCAAGGTGCTCATTGGGCTGCCTCCTTGCCGGTCGTACCTGCAGCCGACAGGCGCAGCGTGGGTTCGCGGTGGGCCAGCAGGCCGCCCGGACGCCACACCATGATCAGCACCATGGCCAGACCGAACAGCAGCATGCGGTATTCGGCAAAATTGCGGCCGAATTCCGGAATCAGCACCAGCAGCGCGGCAGCCAGCACCACGCCCATTTGTGAACCCATACCGCCCAACACCACGATGGCCAGAATGATTGCCGACTCGGTAAAGGTGAAGCTTTCGGGTGAAATGAAGCCTTGGCGCGCGGCGAAGAACACGCCGGCAAATCCGCCCAGCATGGCGCCGATGGCAAAGGCCGACAGTTTGATGTGGGTAGTGTTCATGCCCATCGCCTGGCAGGCGATCTCGTCTTCGCGCAAAGCTTCCCAGGCACGCCCCACCGGCAGCTTTCTGAGCCGCGAGACGAACACATGGGTGAGGAGCGCCAGCACCAGGATCAGGTAGTACAGGAAGATCAGCCGGTGCATTGGGGAGAACTCCAGGCCGAAGAAACCGGCGAAGTTCTGCCCGCCTTCGGGTGCGCTGCGGGTGAATTCCAGCCCGAAGAAGCTCGGGCGCGGAATCGAACTGATGCCGTTGGGGCCGCCGGAGAACTCGGTCCAGTTCACCAGGACGATGCGGATGATCTCGCCAAAGCCCAGTGTGACGATGGCCAGATAATCGCCGCGCAAGCGCAAGATGGGGTAGCCCAGCAGGATGCCGAATGCGGCCGCCAGGGCACCGGCTACCGGTAGAGCTTGCCAGAAGCCCCAGCCGAACTGGGTCGACAGCAGCGCGTAAGCGTAGGCGCCGACCGCGTAAAAAGCCACGTAACCCAGGTCGAGCAGGCCGGCGAGGCCCACCACCACGTTCAGCCCCCAGCCCAGCATCACATAGATCAGCACCGTGGTCGCGGTGTCGATCACGTAACGATTGTCGGAGAACACGATGGGCAGCGCCACCGAGGCACCCAGAGCCAGCCAGCCGAGCATGTTCACCACCGCCAGCGCACGGTTTGCGCCGGTGTTGCCGGCGGCCCGGCGGCGCGCGAGCCGGCGCTGTTTGAGGTGGTCGATTGCCCAGCGCAACGCCAGGCGGCCGCCGAAAGCCACGGCGACTGCGGCGGCCAGCAGGCCGAAGCGGGTTTCCACCGCCAGGCGGCCGCCGGCATCCACGGTGGTGAGGCCGATCAGCGGAATGCCCAGGATGAGGGCAACGAAAGCGATCCAGCCGGCGTCGCGCAGGCGCTCGGCCGGCGTCATGGCATGGTGGGCGAAGACGACGGTACTCATCAGACCTTCTCCACTTCAGGACGGCCGAGCAGGCCCGTGGGGCGCAGCATCAGCACCAGGCAGAGAATGCCGAAGGTGGCCACATCCTTGTATTCGGTCCACAGATAGGCCGACCAGAAGGACTCGATCAAACCGATCAGAAGCCCGCCCAGCATCGCCCCCGGCAGCGAACCGATGCCGCCGAGTACCGCGGCGGTAAAGGCTTTGATGCCGGCCAGAAAACCGATGA
Coding sequences:
- a CDS encoding ABC transporter ATP-binding protein; the encoded protein is MSTLLSVRNLTMRFGGLTAIDDLSLEVPAGKITSIIGPNGAGKTTLFNCLTGFYKPTTGTLLLTHPERGPMRLEALPSHRVARDAQVVRTFQNIRLFPKMTVLENLIVAQHNVLQRASRFSLAGLFGLPGYRRAEREAIARAITWLDRLQLTQYADHAAGELPYGIQRRIEIARALCVEPVLLCLDEPAAGLNPRESAELNELLHYLCHEQGVAILLIEHDMSVVMNVSDHICVINYGRKIAEGAPQAMQNDPAVIKAYLGEDEDETALEDYTEERAS
- the secF gene encoding protein translocase subunit SecF encodes the protein MEFFRQRNDIPFMRHALKFNIISTLVFVLAVFFIAVRGLNLSVEFTGGTLIEVGYPEPPRLEDIRQALSKDGYPDAQVQNFGSAREILIRMPNREDLDTSRISERVMATLGAVSGPAPELRRVEFVGPQVGKELASDGAMALLLVIFGIMAYLAMRFEWRFSVSAIVANLHDVIIIIGFFAAFQWEFSLPVLAAVLAVLGYSVNESVVVFDRVRETFKKKRNMSTPQVLDHAITAMISRTVITHGSTMMMVLAMLIFGGETLYYFALALTVGIMFGIYSSIFVASPLVMWLGVSREQFVKPKKDKEEAVV
- a CDS encoding methionine ABC transporter permease; its protein translation is MNEYFVNVDFAKIWLATVDTLLMLGGSLLFTVLFGLPLGVLLFLTGPRQMFERRGLYRLLSVLVNALRSLPFIILLIVMIPVTVLITGTSLGVAGAIPPLVAGATPFFARLVETALREVDRGIIEATQAMGASTAQIIVAALLPEARPGIIAAITMTAITLVSYTAMAGVVGAGGLGDLAIRFGYQRFQTDVMIVTVLLLLVLVQILQSIGDRLVVHFSRK
- the secD gene encoding protein translocase subunit SecD translates to MNRYPLWKNLLIGLILLWGLVYTLPNFYGEVPAVQISSGKATVKLDAAQIGSRIEEALRAAGIPHTGRFADDNSLRFRFADTEDQIRARDVIESTLNPDPQDPSYIVALNLLSASPNWLTRIHALPMYLGLDLRGGVHFLLQVDMPGALTKRLDATAGDLRTLMRDRGVRHAGISREGNTVQLRFRDAAQREAARNAILSATTDLQLTDRDDGADDFKLIATLTAQAQQTMRDFAIKQNITTLHNRINELGVAEPVIQQQGADRIVVQLPGVQDVAKAKDILGRTATLEVRMVDDTPGALEAALAGNVPFGTELYTERGGLPLLVKRQVVLTGDRLTDAQPGFDGQTNEPAVHLTLDAAGARIFRDITRENVGKRMAILLIEKGKGEVVTAPVIRTEIGGGRVQISGRMTTTEANDIALLLRAGSLAAPMEIIEERTVGPSLGAENIAKGSNSVVWGFVAIAVFMIVYYTLFGLVSVIALVCNLMLLVALLSLLQATLTLPGIAAMALTLGMAIDANVLINERIREELRNGATPQAAIAAGYDRAFDTILDSNITTLIAGIALLVFGSGPVRGFAVVHCLGILTSMFSAVTVSRMMINLIYGRQRKVAKLHIGLPAN
- a CDS encoding DMT family transporter, which produces MITPTSPPARWLPFVVLGLGLTAISFGAIFARLAQAEGVDSLVVATWRLGIAALVVTPIALLHSRRDLLALTGRQMLMALAAGLFLAAHFATWISSLEYTSVASSTALVTTNPLWIGLASFVLFREIPTRMMLGGIALSFGGSLLIFWSDSQTAGAGSNPLLGNLLALIGAWCFSAYLLIGRRLRAGLGLSAYIWLAYGVAALFLVSASSLAGSALTGHSLTAWAVLAGMALGPQLLGHTAYNWSLRHVSATFVAVVTLGEPVGSAAMAWIFFGEGFAPLQLAGFTLLLLGIYLAARGERR
- a CDS encoding MetQ/NlpA family ABC transporter substrate-binding protein, with translation MKKLLTALALVASLSAQAADTLNVAATAVPHAEILEFIQPTLAQQGVALKIKVFTDYVQPNVQVAEKRMDANFFQHQPYLDEFNRSKGTRLVSVAGVHIEPFGAYSRKIKSLAELPQGASVVIPNDATNGGRALLLLARAGVIKLKDATNILATPRDIVDNPKGIKIRELEAATLPRVLDQVDLALINTNYALEAGLNPAKDALAIEGSESPYVNILVTREDNRDAAAVVKLVEALNSEAVKRFILDKYKGAVVPAF
- a CDS encoding ABC transporter ATP-binding protein; translated protein: MLTMEGVHAHYGHIHALRGIDVSVQVGEIVTLIGANGAGKSTLMMSLFGKPQASAGRIVFDGEDITRLTTHEIARRGIALVPEGRRIFPRMTVLENLQMGAIHGDQTNYEADIARVYALFPILQERVRQRAGTLSGGEQQMLAIGRALMSRPKLLLLDEPSLGLAPIYIRKIFQIVRELNRDHGMTILLVEQNANQALRVAHRGYVLQHGEITLSGSGAELLASPEVRAAYLEGGGHG
- the livM gene encoding high-affinity branched-chain amino acid ABC transporter permease LivM, which gives rise to MSTVVFAHHAMTPAERLRDAGWIAFVALILGIPLIGLTTVDAGGRLAVETRFGLLAAAVAVAFGGRLALRWAIDHLKQRRLARRRAAGNTGANRALAVVNMLGWLALGASVALPIVFSDNRYVIDTATTVLIYVMLGWGLNVVVGLAGLLDLGYVAFYAVGAYAYALLSTQFGWGFWQALPVAGALAAAFGILLGYPILRLRGDYLAIVTLGFGEIIRIVLVNWTEFSGGPNGISSIPRPSFFGLEFTRSAPEGGQNFAGFFGLEFSPMHRLIFLYYLILVLALLTHVFVSRLRKLPVGRAWEALREDEIACQAMGMNTTHIKLSAFAIGAMLGGFAGVFFAARQGFISPESFTFTESAIILAIVVLGGMGSQMGVVLAAALLVLIPEFGRNFAEYRMLLFGLAMVLIMVWRPGGLLAHREPTLRLSAAGTTGKEAAQ
- a CDS encoding methionine ABC transporter ATP-binding protein, with protein sequence MIELIQASKTYRAHRRDIPALQPTDLRIERGEIFGLIGHSGAGKSTLLRLINRLEEPSAGRIVVDGEDVTALDAAGLRAFRRRVGMIFQHFNLLSSKTVADNIGMPLALAGGFSRRQIAERVAGLLARVGLEAHAGKYPAQLSGGQKQRVGIARALATEPKILLCDEATSALDPQTTAQVLQLLDDINRELGLTIVLITHEMDVIRRICDRVALMEAGRIVELGAVSEVFLHPQHPTTRRLVLEAEQIDEHAQSADFAHVAGRILRLTFRGEATYAPLLGTVARETGVDFSILAGRIDHIRDTPYGQLTIALVGGNIDAAQRRLAAAEVHLEVLRA